In Pararhodobacter sp., the genomic stretch GGCGTGTGATGGTCATCGTGACTATGATGATGAACATGGCTGTGACCATGATGGTGGCCGTGGTGCTGATGTCCATGATGCGCGTGATCATCTTTCAGCAGCCAGGCGCACACCAGATTGACAACCAGCCCCACGACGGCCACCGCAATCGCCTGATTGAAATCGATATGAATCGGTTGGGTGAGCCGTATAAGGCTTTCCCAGCCAATCAGCAAAGCGATCAGGGCCAGCAGCACTGCACTGGCAAAACCAGCCAAATCACCCAGCTTGCCGGTGCCGAAGGAGAAACGCGGATTGCCCGCATGCCTGCGCGCGAAACGATAAGCCAGCACGGCAATCAACATGGCTCCGGCATGCGTGGACATATGCCAGCCATCAGCCACGAGCGCCATTGAGCCGTATAAGGTACCGGCAATGATCTCCACCAGCATCATGCCGGCCGTGAGGGCAATGACCAGCCACACCCTGCGTTCATTGCGCTGGTGGTCGCTACCGAGAAAAAAGTGATCGTGGCCCGGGGCCGGTATAGTATTCGTCGTCATCAGGATTCCTGTATATCGCAAGCGGCGTGCGGGCAAGGCGTCATTTCATGTAGGCCCGGATGACCGCAATCATTTCCTCGCCACCCTGGTGGCGTTCCTTGTCGGTTTCGGCCATCAGGACATGTTCGCGCAAGTGATCTTCCATCACCTCTGTCGTCAACCCGTTGACGGCACCGCGAACCGATGCGATCTGACGCAGCACTTCCGCACATGCCGCTTCCGAATCCAGGGCGCGTTCAATGCCTTCCAATTGCCCTTTGATTCGACGGACGCGGGAGATCAGCTTGTCTTTCTGGCGGGACGTATGGGACATGAAAATCAGCCATTCAATATAGTATAGGGGGTTATATTATAATGAATTGCGAATTAAGCAAGAACCCAGCGTTGGCGCACGGCTGTTTCAACGCCACAGATCACCGCGAAGACGGTGATCTGCTGATTTGGTTTGGTTGTTGGCTCCGGGCGCGGCGATGCAGCGCCCGGATTTTTGACCACCGGCCCCAATGACGGAACGGAGTTGGGGCCGGTGGGATCTGAACCGATGAAGACAGCCAGCGCCCCGGCTGGAACCGGGGCGCTGGCCTATCGTCAAAGTTATGCGGCGACTACATCAGCGGGCTCAATGGCAGTGGGCGTTCCGCCATCCTCGGCGGTTGCGCCGTCTTCGTCTGTCGCCATATCCTGCGGGCCTTCAACCCGGAAAATAGCGGGCATCCATCCCGACCCGGCCACCAGCCGTTCCGCTTCGCTGGCAATATCGGCTTTTTTCAGCTTCGCCAGCCGGGAAACCTCATC encodes the following:
- the dmeF gene encoding CDF family Co(II)/Ni(II) efflux transporter DmeF, which gives rise to MTTNTIPAPGHDHFFLGSDHQRNERRVWLVIALTAGMMLVEIIAGTLYGSMALVADGWHMSTHAGAMLIAVLAYRFARRHAGNPRFSFGTGKLGDLAGFASAVLLALIALLIGWESLIRLTQPIHIDFNQAIAVAVVGLVVNLVCAWLLKDDHAHHGHQHHGHHHGHSHVHHHSHDDHHTPGKGRDNNLRAAYLHVLADALTSVLAIAALLVGSGYGWTWADPAMGVVGALVIVRWSWGLIRDSGSVLLDATTESGQVQQEIREVLEPTGDQITDLHVWQVGPGHFAAIVSLIARNPQESEDYKTLLAPIHELSHVTVEVQRVANFSA
- a CDS encoding metal/formaldehyde-sensitive transcriptional repressor, translating into MSHTSRQKDKLISRVRRIKGQLEGIERALDSEAACAEVLRQIASVRGAVNGLTTEVMEDHLREHVLMAETDKERHQGGEEMIAVIRAYMK